GGGAAGATCGATCTTTCTGGTTTTCTCGATCGTTTTTCGTCACCTAGCCAGTCTCGTTCTGGTTTCGATTGgaaaatatgtcttcttcgcgttcTAGGCGTGTGGAGTACGACCGCTTCATCCCGTTCCGGTCGGCGATGGACATGGACTACGCACGCTTTGCCCTAACCGGGCCTTCGAGACCGCAGCGTGATGGTTCGAGGGAATCCCCATCGAGCGTGGCGTACCAAAAGCTTCTTGACGAGTGCATTTTGAAGAACAGGTCTCGTATCCTCGCTTTCAAGACTGCACCTGAAGCGTCGGCCAGCAAGCTGCCCGAGTTTGACGAGCCCATTCGGCCGCAGAAGAAGCAGCAGAGGCGAATCCCTAAAGAACCAGAGAGGGTTTTGGTAATCCACGGCTtgttggatgataatgttttgaatctcctcgactggggaagcaataatgtgttggcGATTGGCCTTGAGGACGCAGTGTATCTCTGGGACGCTGCAAACGAGTCGACTAAGCTTCTACAACCCAAAGAAGACAGAGGACCTATCACTTGCATCCGCTGGTCGCCAGACTGTGCAGTTCTTGCTGTCGCATTTGGCAATTCAGATTTATCCCTGATTGATCCAGCAACAGGACATGTCGTGGATGGGATGGAAGATGAGAACCAGGCCCCTGTGTTGTCACTTGCGTGGAGAAGTAATTCAATCTTGACAGTCGGAAGATTTGATGGCACTGTTGTTGATTATGACTTTAGAAAGGATGACATGTTCATCTGTTTCTATAATGGGCATCGGCGTGGagtttgtagtcttaaatggtccGTGTTGTCAGGGCGGTATCTGGCGAGTGGAGGGCAGGACAAACTAGTGCACATATGGGATGCCTGCATGCTTGTCTCACGTGACCATCCACGTCAACGCCAATGGCTTCACAGGATCAGCAG
The window above is part of the Musa acuminata AAA Group cultivar baxijiao chromosome BXJ1-1, Cavendish_Baxijiao_AAA, whole genome shotgun sequence genome. Proteins encoded here:
- the LOC135678447 gene encoding cell division cycle 20.2, cofactor of APC complex-like, producing MSSSRSRRVEYDRFIPFRSAMDMDYARFALTGPSRPQRDGSRESPSSVAYQKLLDECILKNRSRILAFKTAPEASASKLPEFDEPIRPQKKQQRRIPKEPERVLVIHGLLDDNVLNLLDWGSNNVLAIGLEDAVYLWDAANESTKLLQPKEDRGPITCIRWSPDCAVLAVAFGNSDLSLIDPATGHVVDGMEDENQAPVLSLAWRSNSILTVGRFDGTVVDYDFRKDDMFICFYNGHRRGVCSLKWSVLSGRYLASGGQDKLVHIWDACMLVSRDHPRQRQWLHRISSHTSIVKAVDWCPTRSNLLASGGGCNDHCVKFWNTVNGACLNSIDAGSEVCALLWDKNKSELLTSHGSPNNQLTLWNYPSMTRVAEVSGHSSRVLSLAGSPLGGVVASAAADETVRFWNIFETPKITKPELPFAQFNVLIR